The segment ATTTTACGGTGGCTACTGAGGACGTTTACCAGTTACATAACACCAGTGCTGTAATACGGAGTTGTGATGTATTTGGCGTTCAAAACATTCATGTGATCGAAGAGAGGAACAGGCGCAAAATAGACAGGGAAATTGCGATGGGAGCTCAAAAATGGGTGAGTCTAAACCGTCACCATTCCAGTAAAGAGTGTGTAGCACATTTAAGAAAACAAGGTTACCAGGTAGTTGCCACAATGCCTCACGGGACAGCCAGTAATTTAGCTGACTTTGATATTTCAAAACCCTCTGCAATCTTCTTCGGTACAGAGAAAAATGGATTATCAGAAGAAATACTTAATGAAGCGGATGAATACCT is part of the Antarcticibacterium sp. 1MA-6-2 genome and harbors:
- a CDS encoding RNA methyltransferase; its protein translation is MANPELISFLENLLTPERKILYDKVLAQRTNHFTVATEDVYQLHNTSAVIRSCDVFGVQNIHVIEERNRRKIDREIAMGAQKWVSLNRHHSSKECVAHLRKQGYQVVATMPHGTASNLADFDISKPSAIFFGTEKNGLSEEILNEADEYLQIPMVGFTDSLNISVSAAIILQQITQRLRRSEVKWELSENQKNEIKFEWLGKSFKNLPQLIKRFHDNV